The following are from one region of the Veillonella nakazawae genome:
- the pfkB gene encoding 1-phosphofructokinase, whose translation MIYTITFNPALDYIVRLEQLKTGTINRTTQEYILGGGKGINVSIVLNNLGMDTTALGFIAGFTGEEIVTQLNNFGVKEDFIRLREGLTRINVKVKASDEETEINGRGPIISDDELEALYKQLDALTEKDTLILAGSIPSSLPSDMYELIMERLQHKNIRIVVDATKDLLTRVLPYKPFLIKPNNHELSEIFGRTLSTKDDLVEAAKALQEKGAQHVLISMAGDGAILVAADGTVYTSPAPKGILVNSVGAGDSMVAGFITGFEKTDDLQEALYWGISSGSASAYSENLATLAEVEALLSQVRAN comes from the coding sequence ATGATTTACACCATTACCTTTAACCCAGCCCTAGATTATATCGTACGACTTGAGCAACTCAAGACTGGTACCATTAATCGCACCACCCAAGAATACATACTTGGTGGTGGCAAGGGTATCAACGTATCTATCGTTCTTAACAACTTAGGCATGGATACAACGGCACTCGGTTTCATCGCCGGCTTTACAGGTGAAGAAATCGTAACGCAGCTCAATAACTTCGGCGTTAAAGAAGATTTTATTCGCCTTCGCGAAGGTTTGACCCGCATCAATGTTAAGGTGAAAGCCTCTGATGAAGAAACAGAGATTAACGGTCGTGGCCCAATTATCTCGGATGACGAATTAGAGGCCCTATACAAGCAGCTCGATGCATTGACAGAAAAGGATACATTAATCCTTGCAGGTAGTATTCCTTCTAGCTTACCAAGCGATATGTACGAACTCATTATGGAGCGCTTACAACATAAAAATATTCGCATCGTCGTAGATGCTACAAAGGATTTACTTACACGAGTATTGCCATATAAACCGTTCTTGATTAAACCAAATAATCACGAGCTTAGTGAAATCTTTGGCCGCACCCTCTCTACTAAAGATGACCTGGTAGAAGCGGCTAAGGCTTTGCAAGAGAAAGGCGCACAACACGTGCTTATCTCCATGGCTGGTGATGGAGCAATCCTAGTCGCTGCTGACGGAACAGTATATACGAGCCCTGCTCCTAAAGGAATCCTCGTAAATTCTGTAGGTGCTGGCGATTCCATGGTAGCCGGATTTATTACAGGCTTTGAGAAAACAGACGACCTACAAGAGGCTCTATACTGGGGCATCTCCAGTGGCTCAGCCTCCGCTTACTCTGAAAATCTCGCTACACTTGCAGAAGTAGAAGCACTACTTTCACAAGTACGAGCTAACTAG
- a CDS encoding RrF2 family transcriptional regulator, with amino-acid sequence MRISTKGRYALMVLIDLAEEGQDKPVSLRSVAERQGISEKYLEGIVARLGAANLVDSIRGKYGGYRLSKSPKEYTIIEILLATEESMAIISTLDEGVSTDTVINERTVGFWAGLQNYIHDYLENVTLQDVIDGTYAKLDTKYDNWDGSI; translated from the coding sequence ATGAGGATTTCCACAAAAGGTCGCTATGCATTGATGGTTCTCATCGATTTAGCAGAGGAAGGTCAGGATAAACCGGTTTCCTTGCGATCCGTTGCAGAACGACAAGGTATATCTGAGAAATACCTTGAGGGTATTGTGGCTCGTTTGGGTGCCGCTAACCTAGTGGATAGTATTCGTGGTAAATACGGAGGCTATCGCTTATCTAAAAGCCCTAAAGAGTACACTATTATTGAAATTTTGCTTGCCACGGAAGAATCCATGGCTATCATCTCCACTCTTGATGAAGGGGTGAGTACTGATACAGTAATCAATGAAAGAACTGTTGGTTTCTGGGCAGGATTACAAAACTATATTCATGATTATCTAGAAAACGTAACTCTTCAAGATGTAATTGATGGAACTTACGCTAAACTTGATACAAAATATGATAATTGGGATGGTTCTATTTAA
- a CDS encoding CTP synthase has protein sequence MATKYIFVTGGVVSSLGKGITAASLGRLLKNRGFNVTIQKFDPYINIDPGTMSPYQHGEVFVTDDGAETDLDLGHYERFIDINLSKRSNITAGKVYWSVINKERKGDYLGSTVQVIPHITNEIKQNVYRVGKEDNADVVITEIGGTVGDIESLPFMEAIRQVKKEVGRNDVLYIHVTLVPYINAAGELKTKPTQHSVKELRSIGIQPDILVCRSEKHISDEMKEKLALFCDVEPEAVIENQTCSSIYEVPLMMQDQGLDDIVIKKLGLEERPCDMAEWKEMVHKILNPSKDITVAIVGKYVALHDAYLSVVEALDHAGIATGTKVNIRWIDSEELDDTSVDPKEVFDGVEGIIVPGGFGSRGVEGKIRTIQYARENNIPYLGLCLGMQSAVMEFARNVCGMEGATSSEFDENAKYKVIDLMSDQVDVDKKGGTMRLGIYPCKVEAGTKTHEAYGEDLIYERHRHRYEFNNEYRQQLTDAGLVISGTSPDGRLVESIEVKNHPFFIGTQAHPELKSRPNNAHPLFHGFVDAILELKK, from the coding sequence ATGGCAACTAAGTATATTTTCGTAACTGGCGGCGTTGTTTCTTCTCTTGGTAAAGGGATTACAGCAGCATCCTTGGGTCGCTTGCTTAAAAACCGCGGTTTCAATGTAACGATTCAAAAATTTGACCCATACATTAATATTGACCCTGGTACGATGAGCCCTTACCAACACGGTGAAGTATTCGTAACAGATGACGGTGCTGAAACTGACCTTGATTTGGGTCACTATGAACGCTTTATCGATATTAACCTTAGTAAACGTTCCAACATTACAGCAGGTAAAGTGTACTGGTCTGTAATCAATAAAGAACGTAAAGGTGATTACTTGGGCAGCACTGTACAAGTTATTCCACACATTACAAATGAAATCAAACAAAACGTATACCGCGTAGGTAAAGAGGATAACGCTGATGTAGTTATCACTGAAATCGGTGGTACTGTAGGTGATATTGAAAGCTTGCCATTCATGGAAGCTATCCGCCAAGTGAAAAAAGAAGTAGGTCGTAATGATGTACTTTACATTCACGTAACATTGGTGCCTTACATCAATGCAGCAGGCGAGTTGAAAACTAAACCTACACAACACAGCGTAAAAGAATTGCGCAGCATTGGTATTCAACCAGATATTTTGGTATGCCGCAGCGAAAAACACATTTCTGATGAAATGAAAGAAAAACTTGCTTTGTTCTGTGACGTAGAACCAGAAGCAGTTATTGAAAACCAAACTTGCAGCTCCATCTATGAAGTGCCATTGATGATGCAAGATCAAGGTCTTGATGATATTGTTATCAAAAAATTAGGCCTTGAAGAACGCCCTTGCGATATGGCTGAATGGAAAGAAATGGTTCATAAAATCTTGAACCCTAGTAAAGATATTACAGTTGCTATCGTTGGTAAATATGTAGCATTACATGATGCGTATTTATCCGTAGTTGAAGCTCTAGATCATGCTGGTATTGCTACGGGTACTAAAGTAAATATTCGTTGGATTGACTCCGAAGAACTTGATGATACATCTGTAGATCCTAAAGAGGTATTTGATGGTGTTGAAGGTATCATCGTACCTGGTGGATTTGGTTCCCGTGGTGTAGAAGGTAAAATCCGCACAATTCAATATGCTCGTGAAAACAATATTCCATATCTTGGTCTATGCCTTGGCATGCAATCTGCAGTAATGGAATTTGCTCGTAACGTATGTGGTATGGAAGGTGCTACATCTAGCGAATTTGACGAAAATGCTAAGTACAAAGTAATCGACTTGATGAGTGATCAAGTGGATGTAGATAAAAAAGGCGGTACAATGCGCCTAGGTATCTATCCATGCAAAGTAGAAGCAGGTACAAAAACTCATGAAGCCTATGGTGAAGATTTGATTTATGAACGTCATCGTCACCGTTATGAGTTCAATAATGAATATCGTCAACAATTGACTGATGCTGGCCTTGTTATCTCTGGTACATCTCCAGATGGTCGTTTAGTTGAAAGTATTGAAGTGAAGAATCATCCATTCTTCATTGGTACACAAGCTCATCCAGAGCTTAAATCCCGTCCAAATAATGCACATCCATTATTCCACGGCTTCGTAGATGCGATTTTGGAACTTAAAAAATAG
- a CDS encoding PTS fructose transporter subunit IIABC, with product MQITDLLKPQSVLLNADPVTKADAIYTLGELMEKGGNLIDKAEYLAAVFAREESGSTGLGDGIATPHAKSAGVKEAGLAAMVVPHGVDFEALDGQPSRLFFMIAAPEGAADTHVEVLSQLAMMVIDPDFKEALIAAPTVERFLELVTAKEQGNFDPSVEGYIKQPESQETPSITDAIEAKATEAIEKVAPKISVDNPHYDVLAVTGCPTGIAHTYMAAESLERKAKEMGISLKVEKNGASGVKDALTAEEIAHAKCIIVASDRQVEMARFNGKPMIQTKVANGINKAEELLTEAMAGTAPVYQASAADREAAEIAASASDSVGRQIYKHLMNGVSHMLPFVIGGGILIALAFLFDTFDPANPKNFGSGTPLSGFLMQIGGASFGFMLPVLAGYIAMSIADRPGLVAGFVGGLLANQGGSGFLGALIAGFAAGYLVLLVKKLVSGLPQALEGTKPVLFYPVLGVLFIGLAITFVINPPVSALNHWLMDSLQSMGTTSRVLLGLIFGAMMSVDMGGPVNKAAYVIGTGALATGEYGIMAAVMAGGMVPPLAIALCTTFFPSRFTEAERKSGITNYIMGLSFITEGAIPFAAADPVRVLPACIIGAGTAGALSMFFECTLRAPHGGIFVVPTIGNPLLYLASIAIGSVVACFILALVKPSLKK from the coding sequence ATGCAAATCACTGATTTATTAAAACCTCAATCCGTCTTGCTAAATGCAGACCCTGTTACGAAGGCTGACGCTATTTATACCTTAGGGGAATTAATGGAAAAAGGCGGCAACCTCATCGACAAAGCTGAATACTTAGCAGCCGTTTTCGCTCGTGAAGAATCTGGCTCTACTGGCCTTGGCGACGGTATCGCTACACCACATGCTAAATCCGCAGGTGTAAAAGAAGCTGGCCTGGCAGCAATGGTTGTACCTCACGGCGTAGACTTTGAAGCACTCGACGGCCAACCTTCTCGTTTATTCTTCATGATCGCTGCCCCTGAAGGCGCTGCTGATACTCATGTAGAGGTATTGAGCCAATTAGCTATGATGGTTATCGACCCGGATTTCAAAGAAGCCCTCATCGCTGCACCAACTGTAGAACGTTTCTTGGAACTCGTAACAGCTAAAGAGCAAGGTAACTTTGACCCATCCGTTGAAGGATATATCAAACAGCCAGAATCTCAAGAGACTCCAAGTATTACCGATGCTATCGAAGCTAAAGCTACGGAAGCTATCGAAAAAGTGGCTCCTAAGATTTCTGTAGATAACCCGCACTACGATGTATTGGCTGTAACTGGTTGCCCTACTGGTATTGCTCATACCTACATGGCTGCAGAATCTTTAGAACGAAAAGCCAAAGAAATGGGCATTTCCTTAAAGGTTGAGAAAAATGGTGCTTCTGGTGTTAAAGATGCTCTTACAGCAGAAGAAATTGCTCATGCTAAATGCATCATCGTCGCTTCTGACCGTCAAGTAGAAATGGCGCGCTTTAACGGCAAACCTATGATTCAAACGAAGGTTGCGAACGGTATCAATAAAGCAGAAGAGCTTTTAACCGAAGCCATGGCTGGCACAGCACCTGTATACCAAGCATCCGCGGCAGACCGCGAAGCTGCTGAAATTGCTGCTAGCGCATCTGACAGCGTAGGTCGTCAAATCTACAAACACTTGATGAACGGCGTATCTCACATGTTGCCATTCGTTATTGGTGGCGGTATCTTGATTGCCCTTGCATTCTTATTCGATACATTCGATCCTGCGAATCCTAAAAACTTTGGTTCTGGCACACCTTTATCTGGCTTCTTAATGCAAATCGGTGGTGCATCCTTTGGATTCATGTTGCCAGTATTAGCTGGTTACATTGCTATGAGTATTGCTGATCGCCCAGGTCTTGTGGCTGGTTTCGTTGGTGGCTTATTGGCTAACCAAGGCGGCTCTGGTTTCCTTGGTGCATTGATTGCCGGCTTTGCAGCAGGTTATTTAGTATTATTAGTTAAGAAATTAGTATCTGGTTTGCCTCAAGCATTAGAAGGTACAAAACCAGTTCTCTTCTATCCTGTACTCGGTGTATTGTTCATCGGCCTCGCTATTACCTTCGTAATCAACCCTCCTGTATCTGCACTTAACCACTGGTTAATGGACTCCTTACAATCTATGGGCACTACTAGCCGCGTATTGTTAGGTCTTATCTTTGGTGCCATGATGTCCGTTGATATGGGCGGCCCTGTAAACAAGGCTGCTTACGTTATCGGTACTGGCGCCCTTGCTACTGGTGAATACGGTATCATGGCAGCTGTTATGGCAGGTGGTATGGTTCCGCCATTGGCAATCGCGCTTTGTACTACATTCTTCCCTAGCCGCTTTACAGAAGCAGAACGTAAATCTGGTATTACAAACTACATCATGGGCCTCTCCTTCATCACTGAAGGTGCTATCCCATTTGCAGCGGCTGATCCAGTTCGCGTATTACCAGCTTGCATCATCGGTGCTGGTACAGCTGGTGCGTTGTCCATGTTCTTCGAGTGTACATTACGCGCTCCACATGGCGGTATCTTCGTAGTACCTACAATCGGTAACCCACTTCTATACCTTGCATCCATCGCAATCGGTTCCGTTGTGGCTTGCTTCATCTTGGCACTTGTAAAACCAAGCCTAAAAAAATAA
- the ahpC gene encoding alkyl hydroperoxide reductase subunit C, whose product MSIIGKQLPEFTLDAFKKPELVKVSTADVLGKWSIFVFYPADFTFVCPTELEDVQNSYAELKELGCEVYSVSCDSEFVHKAWSDASPSINKIEYYMLADKKHELADFFDVFQEESAMAYRGTFVVDPEGFVRTAEIHDMGIGRSAEELVRKVQAAQFVAKHGDQVCPARWKPGKDTLKPGLDLVGKI is encoded by the coding sequence ATGTCTATTATTGGTAAACAACTTCCTGAATTTACTCTAGATGCTTTCAAAAAACCTGAATTAGTAAAAGTTAGTACTGCCGATGTGTTGGGCAAATGGTCCATCTTCGTATTCTATCCAGCAGACTTCACATTTGTTTGCCCTACAGAATTAGAAGACGTACAAAACTCTTATGCAGAATTGAAAGAACTAGGTTGCGAAGTTTACTCCGTATCTTGTGACTCTGAATTCGTTCACAAAGCATGGTCTGATGCTTCTCCAAGCATTAATAAAATCGAGTACTACATGTTAGCTGATAAAAAACATGAATTAGCTGATTTCTTCGACGTATTCCAAGAAGAATCTGCTATGGCTTACCGTGGTACATTCGTAGTAGATCCAGAAGGTTTCGTTCGTACAGCTGAAATCCATGATATGGGTATCGGCCGTTCTGCTGAAGAATTGGTTCGTAAAGTACAAGCGGCTCAATTCGTAGCAAAACATGGTGACCAAGTGTGTCCTGCACGTTGGAAACCAGGTAAAGACACATTGAAACCAGGTCTTGATTTAGTAGGTAAAATCTAA
- a CDS encoding subtype B tannase: MKSSRKRKVTAAFFAAAALGGVAHAAPTLNMNDLVGSNTTTESTAQGNNNIATPVVRPMATQPTPVTTQSVPKVTPLIPRVRPVPVNDIAKALSDQQRAVSQPQYVVNKQTNAVMEPTLAMHSLMNVQRKTEPVTVQKQVDGKQQVQTTQVQRTPVMVQQESTTPLVIANTTQTKAVVAKQKLTIRDIQRAERERLAQLAAEEAAQQAGTNQVDQQMVAQKQAEAQRQAAILAEQQRQMAMQAEQQRIAQQQAEAQRQAALKAEQVRIAAQQAEQQRIAAEQAEAQRQAALRAEQERIAAQQAEQARIAEAQRQAAEQERLRIQEEQRRIAQQQAEAQRQAAIQAEQQRMAAEQAEAQRQAALKAEQERIAAEQAEAQRQAALKAEQQRIAAEQAARQRAEAAAKAEAERQAAIKADQERIAAEQAEAERQAALKAEQQRIAAEQAKAEREAALKAEQDRIAAQQAEMARQVAIKEEQERLAAEQLAKEEAEAAAKAQAEAAAKAQSEAEAKAKAEAEAAAKAQAEAEAKAKAQAEAAAKAQAEAEAKAKAQAEAAAKAQAEAEAKAKAQAEAEAKAQAEAEAKAKAEAEAQAKAQENKLPQSYVDARNEASTKGAGVTEEKNILSQPIEPPLQADTSAKISLAFDVKNYESMSTTVDNKEIKYRAFEYIPYVANPIDIDQQYMNIYVPEEYFNNGTINGYNTQTAPIFMPNAVGGYMPSQAMTPKVENGKPNSVLYALSRGYVVASPATRGRTNKASDGNFIGKAPAVIVDLQAATAYLHANDSTMPGNANRIITNGTSAGGAVSLLQGATGNNSDFQPYLQALGAATAATNVYAVSAYAPITNLDAADMAYEWSYKGITSFNKVTMGQGELPQASAGGNTAPPQRTMQRVNLNADDVAYSNLLSEHFPEYVNNLQLHDSMGRVLKLDKNGNGTFKNYVKAFIIDAANKAQAKGTDLSKHTYFVRDNKTGAIKDINWEAYNQFVSRSKAPGAFDSRSNDSGENNLFGTSSTDNNHFTITAALHDTTPNQDVYVENAKIVTMMNPMNYLGSPAATNARYYRIRYGTADSNTSVAIPLIVGTRAQNLGYNVDMATPFDVDHSGDYDLDELFNWMDNIVKNGR; the protein is encoded by the coding sequence ATGAAATCATCTAGGAAACGTAAGGTCACTGCCGCATTTTTTGCAGCAGCAGCGTTGGGTGGTGTTGCCCACGCAGCCCCTACCCTCAACATGAATGATTTAGTAGGTTCGAACACTACCACTGAATCAACGGCTCAAGGCAATAATAATATTGCTACTCCAGTCGTACGACCTATGGCAACTCAGCCTACCCCTGTAACTACACAATCAGTTCCAAAGGTAACACCTTTAATACCGCGTGTACGTCCAGTACCTGTAAACGATATTGCGAAAGCTTTATCAGATCAACAACGGGCTGTTTCACAACCACAATATGTTGTTAACAAACAAACTAATGCTGTCATGGAACCAACATTGGCCATGCATAGCTTGATGAACGTACAACGTAAAACTGAACCTGTTACAGTACAAAAACAAGTTGATGGCAAACAGCAAGTACAAACGACACAGGTACAACGTACTCCTGTAATGGTTCAACAAGAATCTACAACTCCTTTAGTTATTGCTAATACAACTCAAACTAAAGCCGTTGTAGCAAAACAAAAATTAACTATTCGAGATATTCAACGTGCAGAACGTGAAAGATTAGCTCAATTAGCAGCAGAAGAAGCGGCGCAACAAGCAGGTACAAACCAAGTTGATCAGCAAATGGTTGCTCAGAAACAAGCTGAAGCTCAGCGTCAAGCTGCAATTCTAGCAGAACAACAACGTCAAATGGCTATGCAAGCGGAACAGCAACGGATTGCACAGCAACAAGCTGAGGCTCAACGTCAAGCGGCTTTAAAAGCAGAACAAGTTCGTATTGCAGCTCAACAAGCGGAACAACAACGTATCGCTGCCGAGCAAGCTGAAGCTCAACGTCAAGCAGCTCTAAGAGCCGAGCAAGAGCGTATCGCTGCACAGCAAGCTGAACAAGCTCGTATCGCTGAAGCACAACGTCAAGCTGCAGAGCAAGAACGTCTTCGTATCCAAGAGGAACAACGTCGCATTGCACAACAACAGGCCGAGGCTCAACGTCAAGCGGCTATACAAGCGGAACAACAACGTATGGCTGCAGAGCAAGCTGAAGCTCAACGTCAAGCGGCTTTGAAAGCTGAACAAGAACGTATCGCTGCTGAACAAGCTGAAGCTCAACGCCAAGCCGCCTTAAAAGCTGAACAACAACGTATCGCTGCTGAACAAGCTGCTCGCCAACGTGCAGAAGCTGCTGCTAAAGCTGAGGCAGAACGTCAAGCGGCTATAAAAGCTGATCAAGAGCGTATCGCAGCGGAGCAAGCTGAGGCAGAACGTCAAGCAGCTTTGAAAGCTGAACAACAACGTATTGCTGCCGAACAAGCTAAAGCTGAACGTGAAGCGGCACTCAAAGCTGAACAAGATCGCATTGCAGCACAACAAGCAGAAATGGCAAGACAAGTTGCCATCAAAGAAGAGCAAGAACGTTTAGCTGCCGAGCAATTAGCAAAAGAAGAAGCAGAGGCTGCTGCTAAAGCACAAGCTGAAGCTGCTGCTAAGGCTCAATCTGAAGCAGAGGCAAAAGCTAAAGCTGAAGCGGAAGCCGCCGCTAAAGCTCAAGCTGAGGCAGAAGCAAAAGCTAAAGCTCAAGCTGAAGCTGCCGCTAAAGCTCAGGCTGAGGCAGAAGCAAAAGCTAAAGCACAAGCTGAAGCCGCCGCTAAAGCTCAGGCTGAGGCAGAAGCAAAAGCTAAAGCACAAGCTGAAGCTGAAGCTAAAGCACAAGCCGAAGCTGAGGCAAAAGCTAAAGCCGAAGCTGAGGCACAAGCTAAAGCTCAAGAAAATAAATTACCTCAATCTTATGTAGATGCTCGTAATGAAGCTTCCACAAAAGGTGCTGGTGTAACGGAAGAAAAAAATATTCTTTCTCAACCAATAGAACCACCATTGCAGGCCGATACATCTGCGAAGATTAGCCTTGCTTTCGACGTGAAGAATTATGAATCCATGTCTACTACTGTAGATAATAAGGAAATCAAATATCGCGCCTTCGAATATATCCCTTACGTGGCTAATCCAATCGATATCGATCAACAGTACATGAACATTTATGTACCAGAAGAATACTTCAACAATGGCACTATAAATGGTTACAATACGCAAACAGCCCCTATCTTCATGCCAAATGCGGTAGGTGGTTATATGCCAAGCCAAGCTATGACTCCAAAAGTAGAAAATGGCAAACCTAATAGTGTTCTTTACGCATTATCCCGTGGCTATGTAGTAGCTTCCCCGGCTACACGCGGTCGTACAAATAAAGCATCCGATGGCAACTTTATCGGTAAAGCGCCTGCAGTTATTGTTGACTTACAAGCTGCCACAGCATACTTACATGCTAACGATTCCACAATGCCAGGTAATGCAAATCGTATCATCACTAATGGTACAAGTGCTGGTGGTGCTGTATCCTTATTGCAAGGTGCCACTGGTAACAACTCTGACTTCCAACCATATTTACAAGCATTAGGTGCTGCTACAGCGGCAACCAATGTATATGCAGTTTCTGCCTATGCACCTATTACAAACCTTGATGCGGCTGATATGGCCTATGAATGGAGCTATAAAGGTATTACATCTTTCAATAAAGTAACGATGGGCCAAGGTGAATTGCCTCAAGCCAGCGCAGGTGGCAATACAGCTCCTCCGCAACGTACAATGCAACGTGTAAACTTGAATGCTGATGATGTAGCATACTCTAACTTACTAAGCGAACACTTCCCAGAATACGTAAATAATTTACAATTGCATGACTCTATGGGGCGTGTATTGAAACTAGATAAGAATGGCAATGGTACTTTCAAAAATTATGTGAAAGCATTCATCATTGATGCAGCTAATAAAGCACAAGCTAAAGGTACTGATTTATCTAAACATACATACTTTGTACGAGATAATAAAACAGGCGCTATAAAAGATATTAACTGGGAAGCTTACAATCAGTTTGTAAGTCGTTCTAAAGCACCAGGTGCATTCGATTCCCGTTCTAATGACTCTGGCGAGAACAACTTATTCGGTACAAGTTCAACAGATAATAATCACTTTACAATTACTGCTGCACTACACGATACAACACCTAACCAAGATGTATACGTAGAAAATGCTAAAATCGTTACTATGATGAACCCAATGAACTATCTCGGTTCTCCAGCAGCGACAAATGCACGCTACTATCGTATCCGCTATGGTACAGCTGATAGCAATACATCCGTAGCTATCCCATTGATCGTAGGTACACGTGCTCAAAACCTTGGGTACAACGTAGATATGGCAACACCATTTGATGTAGACCATTCTGGTGACTACGATTTAGACGAATTATTCAACTGGATGGACAATATCGTTAAAAACGGTAGATAA
- the cysK gene encoding cysteine synthase A, whose amino-acid sequence MSNIAKSFVELIGKTPLLAATRFGKKYGADANIFAKLEYFNPGGSVKDRIAAAIIQAAVESGELQPGGTIVEATSGNTGIGLSAVGAALGYKVVIVMPETMSIERRKLMLGYGAQLVLTDGSLGMKGAIAKAKEIVTATAGAIEAGQFVNQANPAIHYKTTGPEIWQDTDGAVDIYVAGVGTGGTLTGAGRYLKEQNPDVKIVAVEPTDSPVLSNGKPGPHKIQGLGAGFIPDTLDTNIYDEVIQVTNDDAFATSQAFGHTEGILVGISSGAALWAAQELAKRPENKGKNIVVILPDTGERYLSTALFPEV is encoded by the coding sequence ATGTCTAATATTGCAAAATCTTTCGTTGAATTAATTGGTAAAACACCTTTGTTGGCAGCTACACGTTTTGGTAAAAAATATGGCGCAGATGCAAATATTTTTGCTAAATTGGAATACTTTAATCCAGGTGGCTCTGTTAAAGATCGTATTGCTGCAGCAATTATTCAAGCAGCTGTTGAATCTGGTGAATTACAACCAGGTGGTACAATCGTAGAAGCTACATCTGGTAATACTGGTATCGGTTTATCCGCTGTTGGTGCTGCTCTTGGCTATAAAGTTGTAATCGTAATGCCAGAAACAATGTCCATCGAACGCCGTAAATTGATGCTTGGCTATGGTGCTCAACTCGTGTTGACTGATGGATCTCTTGGCATGAAAGGTGCTATTGCAAAAGCTAAAGAAATCGTAACAGCTACAGCTGGTGCCATCGAGGCGGGTCAATTCGTAAATCAAGCAAACCCAGCAATTCACTATAAAACAACTGGTCCTGAAATCTGGCAAGATACAGATGGTGCAGTAGATATCTACGTAGCTGGTGTTGGTACAGGCGGTACTTTGACTGGTGCAGGTCGTTATTTAAAAGAACAAAACCCTGACGTAAAAATTGTGGCTGTTGAACCAACTGATTCCCCAGTATTGTCCAATGGCAAACCTGGTCCTCACAAAATCCAAGGCTTAGGCGCTGGCTTCATTCCGGATACTTTGGATACTAATATTTACGATGAAGTAATCCAAGTAACTAACGATGATGCATTCGCTACATCTCAAGCATTTGGACATACAGAAGGTATCTTAGTTGGTATTTCCTCTGGTGCTGCTCTTTGGGCTGCTCAAGAATTGGCTAAACGTCCTGAAAATAAAGGCAAAAACATCGTAGTAATTCTTCCTGATACAGGTGAACGCTACTTGTCCACTGCATTATTCCCAGAAGTATAA